The proteins below are encoded in one region of Micromonospora sp. DSM 45708:
- a CDS encoding aminoglycoside phosphotransferase family protein, producing MVEIDAALVRALVAAQFPQWAHLPVTAVARQGWDNRTFRLGEHLLARLPSAEGYVPGVAKENRWLPALARHLPLPVPEPVATGTPGAGYPYPWSVRRWLPGDTLEAADGLDRVAVARDLGGLLAALRRAPTVGGPVAGRHSAFRGCHPSVYGDEVEQALATLGDRVDAAGVREVWARAVTSAWPAAPVWFHGDVSAGNLLVARGRLAAVIDFGQCGVGDPACDLVPAWTWCVGVERAAFREAVGLPADVWRRARGWALWKALVTMVSGSSSDAEPLRVLAAVLADPVVE from the coding sequence ATGGTGGAGATCGACGCCGCACTCGTCCGCGCCCTGGTCGCCGCACAGTTCCCGCAGTGGGCGCACCTGCCGGTCACCGCCGTCGCGCGCCAGGGATGGGACAACCGGACGTTCCGCCTCGGCGAGCACCTGCTGGCCCGACTGCCCAGCGCCGAGGGTTACGTACCCGGCGTCGCCAAGGAGAACCGCTGGCTGCCCGCCCTGGCCCGCCACCTGCCGCTGCCCGTACCCGAGCCGGTCGCCACCGGCACGCCCGGCGCCGGCTACCCGTACCCCTGGTCGGTGCGGCGCTGGCTGCCCGGCGACACGCTGGAGGCCGCCGACGGCCTGGACCGTGTCGCCGTGGCCCGGGACCTCGGCGGCCTGCTGGCCGCGCTGCGCCGGGCGCCGACAGTGGGCGGACCGGTCGCGGGCCGGCACTCGGCGTTCCGGGGCTGCCACCCGAGCGTCTACGGCGACGAGGTGGAGCAGGCCCTGGCCACGCTGGGTGACCGGGTGGACGCCGCCGGCGTCCGGGAGGTGTGGGCGCGCGCGGTGACGTCCGCCTGGCCGGCGGCGCCGGTGTGGTTCCACGGTGACGTCTCGGCCGGGAACCTGCTGGTCGCGCGGGGTCGGCTCGCCGCGGTGATCGACTTCGGGCAGTGCGGCGTGGGTGATCCGGCCTGCGATCTGGTGCCGGCCTGGACGTGGTGCGTCGGCGTCGAGCGCGCGGCGTTCCGGGAGGCGGTCGGGTTGCCGGCCGACGTGTGGCGGCGGGCCCGGGGCTGGGCGCTGTGGAAGGCGCTCGTCACGATGGTGTCCGGGTCGAGCTCGGATGCGGAGCCGCTGCGGGTGCTGGCGGCGGTCCTGGCGGATCCGGTGGTGGAGTGA
- a CDS encoding tyrosine-type recombinase/integrase translates to MHDKPDQTVEALIEEFLTARATRKPSPHTLAAYRRDLTGVAALEVADGDATPLPLGRLPVGALSPRLMRAAFARFAAPRAAASVHRAWSTWNSFFTFLVADGVVAGNPMPAVGRPRTPLPRPKPLRGEDTPEELLAAVARAEGRQRDPWPERDVVVLALALCAGLRLSELLALRVSSLAGRDGERRVDVAGKGGRPRTVPIEAGVDRVVGGYLDSRRRRFGVRSVRPDGPLLVDRRGEPLRRGGLQYLVESCFRRAGIGDRVPRGARLHALRHTFATRLAEDGASAAEIMRLLGHASLASSQTYIEVTAGQQRAAVAANRTNRALSGLGL, encoded by the coding sequence ATGCATGACAAACCGGACCAAACGGTTGAGGCGCTGATCGAGGAGTTCCTGACCGCCCGGGCCACCCGCAAGCCCTCCCCGCACACCCTCGCCGCGTACCGGCGGGACCTCACCGGCGTCGCCGCGCTGGAGGTGGCCGACGGTGACGCCACTCCCCTCCCCCTGGGCCGACTGCCGGTCGGCGCGCTGTCCCCCCGGCTGATGCGCGCGGCGTTCGCCCGTTTCGCCGCCCCCCGCGCCGCCGCGTCGGTCCACCGCGCCTGGTCCACCTGGAACAGTTTCTTCACGTTCCTGGTCGCCGACGGCGTGGTGGCCGGGAACCCGATGCCGGCGGTGGGGCGGCCCCGCACGCCGCTCCCCCGGCCCAAGCCGCTGCGGGGCGAGGACACCCCGGAGGAGCTGCTGGCGGCGGTGGCGCGCGCCGAGGGCCGGCAGCGCGACCCGTGGCCGGAGCGGGACGTGGTGGTGCTGGCGTTGGCGCTGTGCGCCGGGTTGCGCCTGTCGGAGTTGCTGGCGCTGCGGGTGTCGTCGCTGGCCGGTCGCGACGGTGAGCGGCGGGTGGACGTGGCCGGTAAGGGCGGCCGGCCGCGCACGGTGCCGATCGAGGCGGGCGTGGACCGGGTGGTGGGTGGTTACCTGGACAGCAGGCGGCGCCGGTTCGGGGTGCGCAGTGTGCGTCCGGACGGGCCGTTGCTGGTGGACCGGCGGGGTGAGCCGTTGCGTCGGGGTGGTCTGCAGTATCTGGTGGAGTCGTGTTTCCGGCGGGCGGGCATCGGTGACCGGGTGCCGCGGGGGGCGCGGTTGCACGCGTTGCGGCACACGTTCGCGACGCGGTTGGCCGAGGACGGGGCGAGCGCGGCGGAGATCATGCGGTTGCTGGGGCATGCGTCGTTGGCGTCGTCGCAGACGTACATCGAGGTGACGGCGGGTCAGCAGCGGGCGGCGGTGGCGGCCAACCGCACGAACCGGGCGTTGTCGGGGTTGGGTCTCTAG
- a CDS encoding helix-turn-helix transcriptional regulator, which produces MPAHHPATDDPAFAQRLRDLTRLRRIRDRIDREHAQPLDVEALARGEHMSAGHLSRQFRQTYGETPYSYLMTRRIERAMALLRRGDLSVTDVCFAVGCQSLGTFSTRFTELVGEPPSAYRARHTPGAAEPPPCLTKHTTRPIRNREAPRHPTELA; this is translated from the coding sequence GTGCCAGCCCACCACCCGGCCACCGACGACCCCGCCTTCGCCCAACGCCTGCGCGACCTCACCCGGCTGCGCCGCATCCGCGACCGCATCGACCGCGAACACGCCCAGCCCCTCGACGTCGAAGCCCTCGCCCGCGGCGAACACATGTCCGCCGGCCACCTCAGCCGCCAGTTCCGCCAGACCTACGGCGAAACCCCGTACTCCTATCTCATGACCCGCCGCATCGAACGCGCCATGGCCCTGCTGCGCCGCGGCGACCTCAGCGTCACCGATGTCTGCTTCGCCGTCGGCTGCCAGTCCCTCGGCACGTTCAGCACCCGCTTCACCGAACTCGTCGGCGAACCACCCAGCGCCTACCGCGCCCGCCACACACCCGGCGCCGCCGAACCACCCCCGTGCCTCACCAAACACACCACCCGACCGATCAGGAATCGAGAAGCCCCCCGCCACCCCACCGAACTAGCGTGA
- a CDS encoding VOC family protein produces the protein MTITIHYTFLPHTDADAALAFYRDTLGFELRNDVGGGTTMRWLTVGPPEQPETGIVLHPPAADPGITDDERRTILELIAKGTYGALTLATDDLDALFDRLQASGADVVQEPTEQPYGVRDCAFRDPTGNLIRINERR, from the coding sequence ATGACCATCACGATCCACTACACCTTCCTGCCCCACACCGACGCCGACGCCGCCCTCGCCTTCTACCGCGACACCCTCGGCTTCGAGCTGCGCAACGACGTCGGCGGCGGCACCACCATGCGCTGGCTCACCGTCGGCCCACCCGAGCAACCCGAGACCGGCATCGTCCTGCACCCCCCGGCCGCCGACCCCGGCATCACCGACGACGAACGCCGCACCATCCTCGAACTCATCGCCAAGGGCACCTACGGCGCGCTCACCCTCGCCACCGACGACCTCGACGCGCTCTTCGACCGTCTCCAGGCCAGCGGCGCCGACGTCGTCCAGGAACCCACCGAACAGCCCTACGGCGTCCGCGACTGCGCCTTCCGGGACCCCACCGGCAACCTCATCCGCATCAACGAGCGGCGCTGA
- a CDS encoding bifunctional 5,10-methylenetetrahydrofolate dehydrogenase/5,10-methenyltetrahydrofolate cyclohydrolase, which translates to MSSSSVVAGSSARLLPGGPVAERVLGEVAASVAELRAVGVTPALATVLVGDDDASAGYIRIKQRQAAALGFASPHVHLPASASQADLHAVVADFNADSGVHGVLVQHPIPGGLDYDRALAVVDPDKDVDGMHPVNMGRLALGLPGPLPCTPAGIEALLAFHGVPVSGREVVVLGRGATLGRPLAMLLAQKRPTANAAVTVVHTGVADWPRYTRRAEILVAAAGVPGIVRPEHVRPGAVVVGGGVRYEGRRLLPDVDESCAAVAGAITPRVGGVGPTTVAMLFRNAVQAARRRVGLG; encoded by the coding sequence ATGTCTTCTTCTTCGGTGGTCGCGGGTTCGTCGGCGCGGTTGTTGCCGGGTGGGCCGGTGGCGGAGCGGGTGTTGGGTGAGGTGGCCGCGTCGGTGGCGGAGCTGCGCGCGGTGGGGGTGACGCCGGCGTTGGCGACGGTGCTGGTGGGTGACGACGACGCGAGCGCGGGTTACATCCGGATCAAGCAGCGGCAGGCGGCGGCGTTGGGGTTCGCGTCGCCGCACGTGCATTTGCCGGCGTCGGCGTCGCAGGCGGACCTGCATGCGGTGGTGGCGGATTTCAACGCCGATTCCGGGGTGCACGGGGTGTTGGTGCAGCATCCGATTCCGGGGGGTCTGGATTACGACCGGGCGTTGGCGGTGGTGGATCCGGACAAGGACGTGGACGGGATGCATCCGGTGAACATGGGCCGGTTGGCGTTGGGGTTGCCGGGTCCGTTGCCGTGTACGCCGGCGGGGATCGAGGCGTTGTTGGCGTTCCACGGGGTGCCGGTGTCGGGTCGGGAGGTGGTGGTGCTGGGTCGGGGTGCGACGTTGGGTCGGCCGTTGGCGATGTTGTTGGCGCAGAAGCGGCCGACGGCGAACGCGGCGGTGACGGTGGTGCACACGGGGGTGGCGGACTGGCCTCGGTACACGCGGCGGGCGGAGATCCTGGTGGCGGCGGCGGGGGTGCCGGGGATCGTGCGGCCGGAGCATGTGCGTCCGGGTGCGGTGGTGGTCGGTGGTGGGGTGCGGTACGAGGGGCGGCGGTTGTTGCCGGATGTGGACGAGTCGTGTGCCGCGGTGGCGGGTGCGATCACGCCGCGGGTGGGCGGGGTGGGTCCGACGACGGTGGCGATGTTGTTCCGTAACGCGGTGCAGGCGGCGCGGCGGCGGGTGGGGTTGGGGTGA
- the pdxY gene encoding pyridoxal kinase PdxY yields the protein MKILSIQSSVAYGHVGNSAAVFPLQRLRHEVWPVLTVHFSNHTGYGAWRGPLLAPTDVADVIAGIADRGVLGTADAVLSGYQGDPAVGAVILDAVAQVKAANPAALYCCDPVMGDVGRGMFVRPGIPEYLRDTVVPRADIVTPNQFELEFLAGRPTHTLDDLLAAVDAVRATGPEHVLVTSVLHGDLPADHLDVVAVSTDGAWAVTTPLLPISPNGGGDVTAALYLAHLATTGSPATALEHTTNSIYAVLEATLAAGTRELQLVAAQDAIADPPTRFTARRLR from the coding sequence GTGAAGATCCTGTCCATCCAGTCCTCGGTCGCCTACGGCCACGTCGGCAACTCCGCCGCCGTCTTCCCGCTGCAACGCCTCCGCCACGAGGTCTGGCCGGTGCTGACCGTGCACTTCTCCAACCACACCGGCTACGGCGCCTGGCGCGGCCCCCTGCTCGCCCCCACCGACGTCGCCGACGTCATCGCCGGCATCGCCGACCGCGGCGTGCTCGGCACCGCCGACGCCGTCCTCTCCGGCTACCAGGGCGACCCCGCCGTCGGCGCCGTCATCCTCGACGCCGTCGCCCAGGTCAAGGCCGCCAACCCGGCCGCCCTCTACTGCTGCGACCCGGTCATGGGCGACGTCGGCCGCGGCATGTTCGTCCGCCCCGGCATCCCCGAATACCTGCGCGACACCGTCGTCCCCCGCGCCGACATCGTCACCCCCAACCAGTTCGAGCTGGAGTTCCTCGCCGGACGCCCCACCCACACCCTCGACGACCTGCTCGCCGCCGTCGACGCCGTCCGCGCCACCGGCCCCGAACACGTCCTGGTCACCAGCGTCCTGCACGGCGACCTGCCCGCCGACCACCTCGACGTCGTCGCCGTCTCCACCGACGGCGCCTGGGCCGTCACCACCCCGCTGCTGCCGATCAGCCCCAACGGCGGCGGCGACGTCACCGCCGCCCTCTACCTGGCCCACCTCGCCACCACCGGCTCACCCGCGACCGCCCTGGAACACACCACCAACTCCATCTACGCGGTCCTCGAAGCCACCCTCGCCGCCGGCACCCGCGAACTCCAACTCGTCGCCGCCCAGGACGCCATCGCCGACCCACCCACCCGGTTCACCGCCCGCCGACTGCGCTGA
- a CDS encoding excinuclease ABC subunit UvrA, with protein MTTAHADRHDVIRVHGARENNLRNVDVELPKRRLTVFTGVSGSGKSSLVFGTIAAESQRLINETYSAFLQGFMPTLSRPDVDILEGLTTAIIVDQERIGTDPRSTVGTATDANAMLRILFSRLGQPHIGPPNAYSFNVPSVRATGAITVDRGPGKTQTKKGTFHRLGGMCPRCEGRGAVTDFDLTVLYDADRTLNEGAITIPGYSMDGWYGRIFRASGMFDPDKPLRDYTDRERHDLLHKEPTKVKVEGINVTYTGLIPAIQKSMLAKDIDAMQPHIRAFVERAVTFTTCPDCAGTRLSPEARSSKINGITIADACAMQISDLATWVRDLHEPSVGPLLTALGDTLDSFVEIGLGYLSLDRPAGTLSGGEAQRTKMIRHLGSSLTDVTYVFDEPTIGLHPHDIARMNNLLLRLRDKGNTVLVVEHKPETIAIADHVVDLGPGAGTAGGTICYEGTVAGLRASDTVTGRHLDDRATLKDTTRTPTGTLPIRGAATHNLRDVDVDIPLGVLVVVTGVAGSGKSSLIHGSLARRDDVVSIDQSAIRGSRRSNPATYTGLLDPVRKAFAKANGVKPALFSANSEGACPTCNGAGVIYTDLGMMAGVASTCEDCEGKRFQAGVLDYHLGGRDISEVLAMPVDEAETFFGAGDARLPAAHTILARLADVGLGYLTLGQPLTTLSGGERQRLKLATRMGDKGDVYVLDEPTTGLHLADVAQLLGLLDRLVDAGRSVIVIEHHQAVMAHADWIIDLGPGAGHDGGRVVFEGTPADLVAKRSTLTGEHLADYVGT; from the coding sequence ATGACCACGGCCCACGCCGACCGACACGACGTCATCCGCGTCCACGGCGCCCGCGAGAACAACCTCCGCAACGTCGACGTCGAGCTGCCCAAACGCCGCCTCACCGTCTTCACCGGCGTCTCCGGCTCCGGCAAGAGCTCCCTGGTCTTCGGCACCATCGCCGCCGAATCCCAACGCCTCATCAACGAGACCTACAGCGCCTTCCTCCAAGGCTTCATGCCCACCCTGTCCCGCCCCGACGTCGACATCCTCGAAGGCCTCACCACCGCCATCATCGTCGACCAGGAACGCATCGGCACCGACCCCCGCTCCACCGTCGGCACCGCCACCGACGCCAACGCCATGCTCCGCATCCTCTTCAGCCGCCTCGGCCAACCCCACATCGGCCCACCCAACGCCTACTCCTTCAACGTCCCCTCCGTCCGCGCCACCGGCGCCATCACCGTCGACCGCGGTCCCGGCAAGACCCAGACCAAGAAAGGCACCTTCCACCGCCTCGGTGGCATGTGCCCCCGCTGCGAAGGCCGCGGCGCCGTCACCGACTTCGACCTCACCGTCCTCTACGACGCCGACCGCACCCTCAACGAAGGCGCCATCACCATCCCCGGCTACAGCATGGACGGCTGGTACGGCCGCATCTTCCGCGCCAGCGGCATGTTCGACCCCGACAAACCCCTGCGCGACTACACCGACCGCGAACGGCACGACCTCCTCCACAAGGAACCCACCAAGGTCAAGGTCGAGGGCATCAACGTCACCTACACCGGCCTCATCCCCGCCATCCAGAAGTCGATGCTCGCCAAGGACATCGACGCCATGCAGCCACACATCCGCGCCTTCGTCGAACGCGCCGTCACCTTCACCACCTGCCCCGACTGCGCCGGCACCCGACTGAGCCCCGAAGCCCGCTCCTCGAAGATCAACGGCATCACCATCGCCGACGCCTGCGCCATGCAGATCAGCGACCTCGCCACCTGGGTACGCGACCTGCACGAACCCTCCGTCGGCCCACTGCTCACCGCACTGGGGGACACCCTCGACTCCTTCGTCGAGATCGGCCTCGGCTACCTCAGCCTCGACCGCCCCGCCGGCACCCTCTCCGGCGGCGAGGCCCAACGCACCAAGATGATCCGCCACCTCGGCTCATCCCTCACCGACGTCACCTACGTCTTCGACGAACCCACCATCGGCCTGCACCCGCACGACATCGCCCGCATGAACAACCTCCTGCTACGCCTGCGCGACAAGGGCAACACCGTCCTGGTCGTCGAACACAAACCGGAAACCATCGCCATCGCCGACCACGTCGTCGACCTCGGCCCCGGCGCCGGCACCGCCGGCGGCACCATCTGCTACGAAGGCACCGTCGCCGGACTACGCGCCAGCGACACCGTCACCGGCCGCCACCTCGACGACCGGGCCACCCTCAAGGACACCACCCGTACCCCCACCGGCACCCTGCCCATCCGCGGCGCCGCCACCCACAACCTGCGCGACGTCGACGTCGACATCCCACTCGGCGTGCTGGTCGTCGTCACCGGCGTCGCCGGCTCCGGCAAGAGCAGCCTCATCCACGGCTCCCTGGCCCGGCGCGACGACGTCGTCAGCATCGACCAGAGCGCCATCCGCGGCTCCCGCCGCAGCAACCCGGCCACCTACACCGGCCTGCTCGACCCCGTCCGCAAGGCCTTCGCCAAGGCAAACGGCGTCAAACCGGCCCTGTTCAGCGCCAACTCCGAAGGCGCCTGCCCCACCTGCAACGGCGCCGGCGTCATCTACACCGACCTCGGCATGATGGCCGGCGTCGCCAGCACCTGCGAGGACTGCGAGGGCAAGCGGTTCCAGGCCGGCGTGCTCGACTACCACCTCGGTGGCCGCGACATCAGCGAAGTCCTCGCCATGCCGGTCGACGAGGCCGAGACGTTCTTCGGCGCCGGCGACGCGCGCCTCCCGGCCGCCCACACCATCCTCGCCCGACTCGCCGACGTCGGGCTCGGCTACCTCACGCTCGGTCAACCACTGACCACGCTGTCCGGAGGGGAGCGGCAGCGGCTCAAGCTGGCCACCCGGATGGGGGACAAGGGCGACGTCTACGTCCTGGACGAACCGACCACCGGCCTGCACCTGGCCGACGTCGCCCAACTGCTCGGCCTGCTCGACCGGCTCGTCGACGCCGGCAGGTCGGTCATCGTGATCGAGCACCACCAGGCCGTCATGGCGCACGCCGACTGGATCATCGACCTCGGCCCGGGCGCCGGACACGACGGGGGCCGCGTCGTGTTCGAGGGCACCCCGGCCGACCTGGTGGCCAAGCGCTCCACACTCACCGGCGAACACCTCGCCGACTACGTCGGGACCTGA
- a CDS encoding peptidoglycan-binding domain-containing protein, translating to MRRSPRLLHAAAALALSTSALTALTSTTAHAALPNCNQWATNWGNEPRPRIPTYGSGNWDCVMGSGNVSEGVWALQYTMKYCYEQNITVDKVFGAQTRSALINVQRQVGATADGVYGPATRSRMQWARATGPDNSCIPVG from the coding sequence ATGCGCCGATCCCCACGGCTGCTGCACGCCGCCGCAGCACTTGCCCTCTCCACGTCCGCCCTGACCGCCCTGACCAGCACGACCGCCCACGCCGCGCTGCCCAACTGCAACCAGTGGGCGACGAACTGGGGTAACGAACCCAGGCCGAGGATCCCCACCTACGGCAGCGGCAACTGGGACTGTGTGATGGGCTCCGGAAACGTCTCAGAAGGCGTGTGGGCCCTGCAATACACCATGAAGTACTGCTACGAGCAGAACATCACCGTCGACAAGGTGTTCGGAGCCCAGACCCGCTCGGCGCTGATCAACGTACAACGCCAGGTCGGCGCCACAGCCGACGGCGTCTACGGCCCCGCCACCCGATCCCGGATGCAATGGGCCCGCGCCACAGGACCCGACAACAGCTGCATCCCCGTCGGCTGA